Proteins encoded by one window of Candidatus Bathyarchaeota archaeon:
- a CDS encoding carboxypeptidase regulatory-like domain-containing protein, with translation MFKKIFYILTLLIVFSSLTIEGLTAEGGGRVSGYIYGFTMDNTLTPLSWASITALNNNEVVEVAYSMNGFYEMFLPAGSYTLIVEHPGYKQRNITITVSNGSDTSLDFVLEQSGEPIPEFNNYILTVLALTILAALLILKKGKNKIKVFH, from the coding sequence TTGTTTAAAAAAATTTTTTACATTTTAACCTTATTAATTGTTTTTTCAAGTTTAACTATTGAAGGTTTAACTGCTGAAGGAGGCGGAAGAGTAAGCGGTTATATTTACGGTTTCACAATGGATAATACGCTTACTCCATTAAGTTGGGCTTCAATTACAGCTTTAAATAATAATGAGGTAGTTGAAGTAGCTTATAGTATGAATGGTTTTTATGAAATGTTTCTTCCAGCAGGTTCATACACGTTAATAGTTGAGCATCCAGGATATAAACAAAGAAACATTACCATAACTGTTTCTAATGGTTCAGATACTTCTTTAGATTTTGTTTTAGAGCAAAGCGGTGAACCAATTCCTGAATTCAACAATTATATACTAACAGTTTTAGCTTTAACAATTTTAGCAGCACTTTTAATCCTTAAAAAAGGAAAAAATAAAATTAAAGTTTTTCATTAA